The proteins below come from a single Mya arenaria isolate MELC-2E11 chromosome 8, ASM2691426v1 genomic window:
- the LOC128243532 gene encoding uncharacterized protein LOC128243532 translates to MFNRSEVVEVFLRFNRSFVDWKCLYFAAEKGNVEIVKLLLDAGIYDECVLCTNKLYWIPNGTARVQADVHQESISMYVLFDDWSELSCESALHAAIRQNHINIVRELLKDSKHSTLHCLDRGGRPPLIAALQSNRTEMVRLFLEVSNAHRIKVKCQKVPFLKDNLQINHIELVKLNHMKCKAGHGIEHAIPPTSEVLQNIIDHTNLDFNRRVEDNCLPIHYAACGNNVEYLHFLLQHHEMLFQNLLCSNNTNALHSTIHCKAFDTFNYFIDSYEKLKSKSGFGQKMEEYVLYLLKLSNDEEEYAKDATDKTWKKMFKLMIEKFHVDISMMSDENGNSMLHYIFKNGHFKLLRYLVAKKRNVILELLQRGSLKGQSQITYLAKYMARRKYVRTEVVFDSVLTSPHSVEQEQKKLSAREYCFSLASRFLSRHGVFKTEEKIAILKHLLRKQSYNLVDIYLKYIMSKVQLFKSNVFRIILHFDNNGHITKNYLLLLLHDLETQHRPDFKRYDILMCLTCQELRKKCLAHMFTRKISLFEGNLNSIFGSAYEKIYFRVFELMIKLTDDVTLSSCVDQQGLNLLELAIYSKSAKFLMDKSVQSKFSPEELLFGSFMEKESETLPMTLINGTSSFQGTDLVDFHFLTHKQIINMILNTTTATKSGIQGNNELLILMIRNGVLFLYKNPYFISERNDQFFANFIDIYNKRLPESFVCHEKSANFSFIHLLSLHGYSNSIETCVKYFRKGILTCLNIDHFTPIYLSRVYDKTGKTFHTILKNTDNKQLGNAKSQLISLNIKYKYKYTDAKRCFSTVYFQFLYNSTAVKEYNERLWPYAEYIISFRSSDLIRNVYKEFKKAYDGKY, encoded by the coding sequence ATGTTTAATCGTAGTGAAGTGGTTGAAGTGTTCTTACGGTTCAATCGTTCTTTTGTGGACTGGAAATGTTTATACTTTGCAGCTGAAAAGGGCAATGTTGAAATCGTAAAACTCCTCTTAGATGCAGGTATTTATGATGAATGTGTATTATGCACAAATAAATTATACTGGATTCCAAACGGCACAGCTAGAGTACAAGCAGACGTACACCAAGAAAGTATTTCGATGTACGTTCTGTTCGATGACTGGAGCGAATTGTCATGTGAATCTGCCTTACATGCAGCTATTCGACAGAATCACATAAACATTGTTCGAGAGTTGTTGAAGGATAGCAAACATTCGACGCTGCATTGTTTAGACCGAGGAGGTCGTCCTCCGCTTATCGCTGCACTTCAAAGTAATCGTACTGAAATGGTTAGACTTTTCCTTGAAGTGAGCAACGCACACAGAATAAAAGTTAAATGCCAGAAAGTGCCCTTTTTAAAAGACAATCTACAAATAAACCACATAGAATTGGTAAAATTGAACCATATGAAATGCAAAGCCGGACACGGTATTGAGCATGCCATTCCGCCGACGTCTGAggtattacaaaatattattgatcATACAAACTTGGACTTTAACCGAAGAGTCGAAGACAACTGTTTACCTATCCATTATGCAGCCTGTGGAAACAACGTTGAATACCTTCACTTTTTACTGCAACATCATGAGATGCTGTTTCAAAATCTTCTTTGCTCTAATAACACAAATGCCTTGCATTCAACGATTCACTGTAAAGCATTCGATACCTTCAATTATTTTATCGATTCGTAtgaaaaattaaagtcaaaGTCCGGATTTGGACAAAAAATGGAAGAGTATGTGTTGTACCTGCTCAAACTATCAAATGACGAAGAGGAATACGCAAAGGACGCCACTGAcaaaacatggaaaaaaatgttcaaacttatGATTGAAAAGTTTCACGTTGATATTTCAATGATGTCAGATGAAAACGGTAACAGTATGCTTCATTACATCTTTAAGAATGGGCACTTTAAATTACTTCGTTATCTGGTAGCAAAAAAGCGCAATGTCATTTTGGAATTATTACAAAGAGGTTCATTAAAGGGACAGTCACAAATTACATATCTAGCAAAATACATGGCTAGGCGCAAGTATGTGCGAACTGAAGTAGTTTTTGATAGTGTTTTGACCAGCCCTCATTCAGTTGAGCAAGAACAGAAAAAGCTTTCGGCGAGAGAATACTGTTTTTCCTTAGCATCTCGATTTTTAAGTCGACATGGGGTGTTTAAAACGGAAGAGAAGATTGCTATCTTGAAACACCTTCTTCGAAAACAAAGTTATAATTTAGTTGACATTTACTTGAAATACATAATGTCAAAAGTCCAgttatttaagtcaaatgtgTTCCGTATTATTCTTCATTTTGACAACAATGGACATATTACAAAAAACTATCTATTACTTCTTTTACATGACTTAGAGACTCAGCACAGACCTGATTTCAAGAGATATGATATTTTGATGTGTTTGACATGCCAGGAACTACGCAAGAAGTGCTTAGCACATATGTTTACGCGTAAAATATCGCTATTTGAAGGAAATTTAAATAGCATTTTCGGCTCTGCATATGAAAAGAtatattttcgtgtatttgaacTTATGATTAAATTGACAGATGACGTAACCTTATCATCTTGTGTTGATCAACAAGGATTGAATCTTTTAGAATTAGCTATATACAGTAAATCAGCAAAGTTCTTGATGGACAAAAGTGTTCAATCTAAATTTTCCCCTGAGGAACTTTTATTCGGCTCCTTTATGGAGAAAGAAAGTGAGACATTACCTATGACCTTAATTAATGGAACCTCATCTTTTCAGGGTACAGATCTGGTAGACTTTCATTTCCTGACacataaacaaatcataaacatgattttgaataCAACAACAGCCACGAAAAGTGGTATTCAAGGAAACAATGAGTTACTTATCCTTATGATAAGAAATGGAGttctttttctttataaaaatccGTACTTCATTTCCGAAAGAAATGATCAATTCTTCGCAAactttattgatatttacaataaacGTTTACCTGAATCTTTTGTTTGCCACGAAAAGTCTGCCAATTTCTCATTCATCCATTTGTTGTCCCTACACGGCTATTCAAACTCGATAGAAACATGCGTCAAGTACTTTAGAAAGGGtattttaacttgtttaaatattgaccatTTTACACCTATATATCTTTCTCGTGTTTATGACAAGACAGGCAAAACGTTCCatactattttgaaaaacacgGACAACAAACAACTCGGAAACGCAAAATCGCAACTTATTTCcttgaatatcaaatataaatataaatacacggATGCAAAAAGATGCTTTTCAACTGTCTATTTTcaatttctatataattcaacagCTGTGAAAGAATATAATGAAAGGTTATGGCCTTATGCGGAATACATAATCTCGTTTAGGTCCAGTGACTTAATACGCAATGTTTATAAAGAATTCAAGAAGGCATATGAcggcaaatattaa